TTGGTTAAAATTTTCGTTTGCTGCTGAGGGGGAAAAGCCCTGTATTGCTACAGGGCTATCTAAAAGAAAGAAATGAACCTAAATCTCACCAGTTGGCAGTGACTTCACTATTACCTGGAATTTGGTATTGGAATCGTGTGATTCCATCAGGCTGATGTAGTTAATAACGTATATATAGATACCATCTTTTCTGCGAAGGTGGTACATGGGTCTTTGTGTCTGCATGATATCATCCAGATTTTCGGAAATATTTATGTTGAGTTGTGTGGCCAGTTTGGGGGTGCACATGAAAGTCCAGGGACGTCCGATCAGTTCTTTGGAAGTGTAGCCGGTGAGTCGGATCATTTCGCGATTGATGTAGGAGATATTGTGTTGCTGGTCGACGAAGAATACGGCCACTTCTCTGATACCTTCGAATTGTTTTTCATCTTCTGCGGTAGCCTTACGGTAGGCGTCAACGATTTTTTCTGCTCTGGAGGTGGCTCTTTTGTAGAAGGTGAGTACGATGGCGGTGTTGAAGGAGGCGAGCAGGGTGAGTCCGGTGATGCTGTCAGGTTTGAAGCCGGAGAAGAGGAACCAGTTGATGATGGAAGTGAGACAAACGATTGTAATGATGCCGGGAATAGATATTTGGTATCTGTTTACCTGTTGGAGCAGGCCTTTGAGGTTTTTCATGAAATGATGTCTTTTAGATGGCTGAGATAGCTTCGCGCTTTACTTAAAAATATATAAAATTCAATTGGAAAGTTGTTAAGCGATGTATGTAATTATGAAATGAACAAAATGAACAGCCAATTATCAATTTGAATGAAATGAATATCAGTTATGCGCTTGTTATTTTTCGTATTTCCCTGGGAGGTAGTTAATGGTAGTGGGGGGAATGATTGTATAGTGCCCGCTGGAATAGTGTGCTGGTGTAGGATGGCGCAGCGCATCAAATACGTTAATCTATAGTTAAGCAAATTTAATTAACAAAAAATCAATAAAGTTATGTGCGACGTAAATACTTTGTTAATGAAGTAGCATGTCGGATGGAATATAAAGTACAAAAAGGTTGGTTCGCTGGTTATTTGTAGTAAGAGGTAGATTTAAAGCCATCGAAATTTTTATCTGAACTATCGATTATCCACAGCAATTGAAATGTATCCTAATGAGAATGAGTAAGCGTTCACGTATTATTGGTTTCCTTTGTCCATTAATGTTAACTTCTATTGTTTCTTTTGGGCAACAAGCGGACAGAGAGGTGCAAGCCTCTAACCTGGTAACTCCATGGGGAGAAAAAGCCAGAACAGAGAAAGACATGGACTATCCCAGACCAGGTCTTAAAAGAGATAACTGGGTAAACCTCGACGGTAAGTGGAACTTTACGGTTCGCTCCGGAAAAGGAACGACAGAACAAGGTACTATTCAGGTGCCTTTCCCTATAGAATCCAAACTTTCTGGTGTACAGAAAAAACTGTTCCCTGATGATGTACTGGTTTATGAGCGGAATGTAA
This window of the Chitinophaga sp. Cy-1792 genome carries:
- a CDS encoding PAS domain-containing protein; protein product: MKNLKGLLQQVNRYQISIPGIITIVCLTSIINWFLFSGFKPDSITGLTLLASFNTAIVLTFYKRATSRAEKIVDAYRKATAEDEKQFEGIREVAVFFVDQQHNISYINREMIRLTGYTSKELIGRPWTFMCTPKLATQLNINISENLDDIMQTQRPMYHLRRKDGIYIYVINYISLMESHDSNTKFQVIVKSLPTGEI